DNA from Malus sylvestris chromosome 11, drMalSylv7.2, whole genome shotgun sequence:
CGATCTCCAAAGGCATAATGGGTTGGCCACAGATCTGCTGTCCCCAAAATATATGTCTCCTTCATGTCTCTTATTTAATATTACGACACCTGTCCAACACTTAACAGATAATTACCACtgttaaatctttttttttatttttggttcgaACGTTTAAGTCCTCTCTTATGAAGGCACCCACTGGTACCAGACCATTCCGATGGACTCATCCTCCATATCTTCCGGCCGCCTTGTTCTTCATATCATCAACAAAACAGTGTTGTGTTTATATACCAATGTGACCCCACCTACTCCTCCACACCTCACCGCCGCCAGCAAGAGCCCACAATTCAAAACGACGATTTCAATTCAGATAGCGACCACCAGCTACGAGCACACGCCACCAGGAACGTCCACTCTGCTAATCTCAACGAATTTGTCAAAACAAGTCATTGTATCTTTcaatatttcaaatttcaaactcgtTTTATCTCTCCATCAATCAATTTTTCGGTTATCGTTAATCTCTCTCAAGCAACACAAATTTTCGCGAATTGGAAGGGAATAAAAAATTTTGTTATCAGAATTGACATAAAATTAAGATGCAATAAGTCAAGCAACTCAGGATGGGTTGGGTCAACTGGAAAGACTGGAAAACATTATGTTTGAATCCGAAATTGTAGAATTTGAGTTTCCAATATATATCAATTTCTGAAGGAGATGAAAACTGAAAAAGTGGTTTTGCTCTAACCCCGTGGTTGCAAACGAAGAAATAGCAGAGGAGGTTTGTTAAGGGAACTTAACAGTGTTAATTCTCTGTTAAGTGTTGGACATGTGTCGCAAAATTACCGAAGAGACACCAAGGAGACATATATTTTGGGGACAGCAGACCCGTGGCCGGGTTGGGTTTGGATGTGAGGGAGACTGTTAGCTTCATATACATTACTATCCCATTTCTtgacaatttaaaatttttgggCCTAATTGTTATTTAATAACAGTTAGGCCGAAAAATCAGAAACAATAATGTCGTGGCTTACGAATGACAACTAAATATATTTAATGTGGAATgatttaaaagttaaaaaaaaatgctgattataaaatgagaaagtaaattAACTTTTGAACAAATTAGAGTACTATGGAACCAATTGCTGGAATACTTACAGTTTAAAGAGCAATGCTCCAAAATTGGCTTGCCTATAGAAAACTGCATGTTGTATGCTTagaatccggatcctctttatCAGGATTTCGAGAATTCGTGAATCATGTCCGTTTATCGCAAAtcatgcggtcagaaattattttaaatatttttatttaaaattaaatacaaacagtacttgacaaaaactgaccacaCGATATCAAGATTCTCACCAAAAGGATCTGGAAAAGATCCTGTTGGGTATGTTTATGCATGTACTTACATGTTAGCACCAATTCAACCGACAGtcagaattttattttatgttcaaAAGTCAAACATATCTAAGCAAAGGACATGGGAACCTACCATTCTACAGCTCAACATACAATTCCCACTTAGATACGGGATGCCAAAATTTGATGAAACATTCTACATTCTTACGATCTATGTTTCAACCACAAATCCAAGCACTTACCAAACTAGTTGGTTCTTTGTATTTTCTAAATTTTGATCCAATTGCCACCAATTTTAGAACCCTACTCAACAATTGTCCCCCTAACAGGTTTTAAGATGCGATATTGAGAGAGGAGAAAcggaaaataatttttatatatCCTTTGAACTAGGTATTTAATTGAGCTATAAACTCgtttcaaagaaattaaaagtAAATAATTCTCAGATGTGTGCTCTGTCGACTCCAAAGTGTCATTTCATCAAAACATTTATACAAGGACAACGTTATTTGGCAAAGCTTGTAGAATTTTATATGAATAAAATAAGTACACAAGTTGACAAGTAtaaacatttcaatattttgttAGACCAATCAAAAAGCATTTTAGTATTTTACTTGAAAAATACAGCTGTTGAGAGTAggggaaaaaaattaaagttaatttacatcctaaaataataaaattattttcacatttttttcgcttaagaaaatattttacaTTGCTCTATAAAATGGAGTGCTTATATACCCATCCGATGTCTTATCTTTTCACCTACTGCATCACCTTTGTGGTCGATCTTGGAGATGTTTCGGATGGTGGTTGCGGTCTTGCTTCTTTCTAGTTTaattacattaaaataaaaattaataataaaatgttatttaaagaatttaaaatagaataaaaacaTGTTACAAGAGAAGGATATGATTGGGTGTTGTTTAAGCGGCCAATAATTGGGATCGGATGGGGATGCCAGTGAGCAGGGTGTTGGGGGCAACGgtagagaaaattttcattttaacgGAAATATAAGTGGTATATTACATGTTTTAAtagaaatggtgaaaattttattttaagttattaattttttagcacacatattccacaatttgtataatgacacgtggtgtgtCATTCCGTGTAATCTCTCGCAATGGTGGGTGGGAAAAGAGCATAGGCAttgtttttttgaacaaaacaaGAAAGGTATAGTTTTGTTTTCACATTCTTATGGTGAGTGAGAAAATAAAGACGATGAGAGCAagatctaaaatatcgatatttccatcgaaatttccgtgtttttggactaccgatatttcctatatcatcgatattttagaccttgataagAATTCTATGTGGtattaagtcactcatgtatcttaccatgtaatgtataaagtataaaatattgtactaattcattatatataaatgattatggtgtgtttaaacttctttaattaattattacatattttctacactaatataatcaacttaaatcagttaaattcatcatgcaataCATTTCCTTCcgatttttgtgataaactaatagataattgactaaataaacatcatgaaaagttttaataaaaatttctaagtttttcttacaatttccgtagtttttattcaatttttatcgatatcgataatattccaatatttccattgaaatttctgtgtttttagactatcgatatttccgatatcatcaatattttaaatctTGGTTGGGAGCGTATAGCAGCACTCGTAAAATAATGTCACAAAAATTGAACTTCCATATTTGACCATGCGCGCGGGCGCGCGCTCTCTCCATCGGCCCGCCCCCAATTCCGATTTCTCAAATtagggattttaaatttgagATGCGATTTATCAAATTCACCGAAGCCTTCAGCTTTTCCGATCCAGCTGCCCTGTAATATTCAGGTAATTTGGCTTCTCTCGTTCTCTTTCACAAATCCCATTTCATACTTTTAAGCTCATCGACTAATCAAAGCTCAGAATTTTACAGAATTTTACATAATTGCAATGTAGTTTGCCATATATTTTATCTGGGTTCGGATCATAATAAAAATCCATTATTTACAACAAGCGGTAGTGTCTTTTTTCTCAtaaagattgattttttttttctggttgaATTAATTGCAGGAAACTGAATTGAAGAAATGGGTGAGAGGAAAAGGCATAGAATTTTGATGGTCTCTGATTTTTTCTATCCCAATTTCGGTGGTGTGGAGAATCACATCTATTATCTCTCACAATGCCTTCTCAAGCTCGGTCACAAGGTCAGAACACATTGTCACTTCCACTTTCTGGGTTCAGTATCTGTGTTTCTTctatctttatttattttgatataACTGAAAAGCGAAAGTTCGAATTGAAACTGctgtttgatttatttcacaataCTATCATGTTGGTTTTGCATCACATGGATGTCAGAGCTCACATCTCGGTAATGGGGGGCATTGGATGGAACTCTGTTTTGTTTAGAGTAACGATCGATGGAATGAGAGGGGGCTGGTGTCACCTTATGTATCAGATACATActtgttattttttaatatgatCCGAACATTGTCTCTGCCAAGTGATTTGAGTTATTTAAAGTAATGAAGTTCTTTCATGATACAAGTCAGCTTCCTTTGTTTGATTAGTTGTTGACTagtgaaatttcattgtttgaTTATTTAGGTGGTGGTAATGACTCATGCCTACAACAATCGTTCTGGTGTGAGATATATGACAGGTGGTCTGAAAGTGTATTATGTACCATGGAAACCATTTCTCATGCAGAATACTTTTCCCACCTTTTATGGGACACTTCCAATTGTAAGGACTATCCTTATTCGAGAAAAAATATCGCTGGTCCACGGACATCAAGCTTTCTCAACTCTTTGCCATGAGGCTTTGATGCACGCACGCACAATGGGGTACAAAGTCGTATTTACTGATCATTCACTCTATGGTTTTGCTGATGCCGGAAGCATACACATGAACAAGGTATTGCAGTTTACTTTGGCAGAAGTAAGTCAGGCCATTTGTGTTTCTCATACAAGCAAGGAAAACACAGTGCTAAGGTCAGGTTTGCCACCTGAAAAGGTCTTTGTAATACCTAATGCAGTTGACACGGCTATGTTCAAGCCTGCACCCGAACGACTGAGTAGTCATGAAATTGTAATTGTTGTTATAAGTAGATTGGTTTACCGAAAGGGTGCAGATCTACTTGTTGAAGTAATTCCAGAAGTATGCCGTTTATATCCCAATGTGAGTATTTTAACATGGCATTAGATGAAATATTGCATTTCTAATATTTTCCCTATTTGCGTATTGAAATGTTCATATATTCATAACTTGTCAGCATTACctgtaaaacaattttggtgCATGAAGCTGTAACCTAAGGGGAGTGCTTTTATTATAACGAAAATGTTGAGAGTAGTTCGAAATTTGAGCCGTAGCATTATTGGATGTAATTATTGGCATAGTTGTTTAGCACTCAATCATCTCATTCAGAAATGTGTGGTTAGGTTCGTTTCATTGTTGGAGGAGATGGACCTAAACGTGTGAGGTTGGAAGAAATGAGGGAAAAGCATTCTCTTCAAGATCGAGTTGAAATGTTAGGTGCTGTGCAACACTCTAAAGTACGATCCGTCCTAATTTCTGGCCATATATTCTTAAACAGgtatatatattctttcacatgatTCCTCTCCCTTCAAGAAGTGGAGAGCAGTTTCTGTAATTTCTTTTGTAACTACACCAAatcatgtgaaaaaaaaaattttaattgttgGGATTTGGTCGTTTACTTTAACCGCTAGTCAAATTGGCTCTCTCTTTCTTTAATAGAAATATCACAACAGCTATAATTGGATTCTATCTGAAGTTGAAAAGTGGTGTTTCCAAAGGCGGTGATCCTACCAACAAATTGAAACATGAGTAAATTAGGAGCTGCAATAGCATGCAAATACATCGGAGCATAGTTCTTTTTCTGACTAGCTTACTGTGGAGACTAGGGAGAAACGCCACTCAGGCCAAACAAGTTGTAGTTGTGACTGGCATGGTTCTCATGTATTTGCTTCTGTTGTATGTTTTCCTGATGCGGATTTTACCCTTATTGCAGTTCTTTAACAGAAGCTTTTTGCATAGCGATCTTAGAGGCTGCCAGTTGTGGATTATTAACAGTCAGTACACGTGTAGGAGGTGTCCCAGAGGTATGAAATGTGAAATCTTCCACCTCTTAGTAGAATAGTGTTTGTGGATCTGGAGCTTTTAGAGCTTTTAGCTAACCTCATTTCTGTACACAGGTACTTCCAGATGACATGGTTGTACTTGCAAAACCAGATCCTAGTGATATGGTTCAAGCAATAGAGAAGGCGATATCTATACTTCCTACAATTGACCCACAAGAAATGCACAATCGTGTGAGTGCACTCTTTCATTGATTGTGATCTTTAGACAAGGATTACTACTTGTACAGTGGTTAAAACGTGCTTCTTCGTTTCTAGATGAAGGAACTGTACAATTGGCATGATGTGGCGAAACGGACAGAAATTGTTTATGACCGTGCGTTGAAATGCTCAAATCAAAATCTTTTACAACGACTCTCACGGTGTGTTTTCGGAATTTACATCGAAATTGCATGCTCATAGAGATGTTTGGCTGAGTCTGGTTATTATAACAAATTCGTTGTGCATAGAAATGTGATCATCTATTCTCTTCATCACATCAATTGCTGTAAAAGCAGAGTGATCTGCTCGagtttttcttcatcatttggGGTGAAAAGGATGCACCAGTGGTTATTTTTCCATCCCAAAGGCTGAATGTTGTATCTCTAGATCCATTAGCTTAATAGTGATTGCAAGCATAGGAGAGGGTGTTTGTGTACTTTCTTGTTATAAAATGTGACACCGGTTTTTAGTTAAGCTGCCTTAATTGGATGGCAAGACGTAAACTTGATCAGGAGGCAGTGATGGATTTAGAACTTCGTGTCATTATTCATCCATCTTGATGTCTCGAGAATGCAGAAACATCTTAGGGGCAAGGGTTGCTAATTACTTAATTTGTTTATTGTAGATACCTCTCGTGTGGAGCTTGGGCTGGAAAGATTTTCTGCTTGGTTATGATCATTGACTTTCTGTTATGGCATCTGTTGCAACTATGGAAGGTTGTAAAGTTTCTGTGcaagttctttgaatttccGCGTTAACACGATTTCCGTTTTTAATTACCTTCCTTTCATTGTCCATCAGCCTGAAGAGGATATTGAAGAGGTGCCCGATTTCGTTCTGTCCCATGATCAAGATGAAGGGATCTCGCTGGACAATGCGAACCACAGCTCGAGATGACTGCATTCCAGattgatattttttattattttcctttattattttttggtagGGATGCATAGGATTGACTTGATTCTTCTTTATGTTGATTTCAGTTGGTAGCATCAGTTTAGTCCTTGCATGTAATCAATTTTGTTCAAGATTTCGAACTTACAAGACATAAAAGATGATTGTCTGTCGCTTGTATCGCAACTTTCTTACAAGTTTTGAGGGATATTTTATATTTGGAAGTTTATATAGCACCAAACTTGAAGAATTGGTACTTTTGATGAGCTACTCTAATTTATAGGGCTAGAGATTCGACGCTGGTGTAAGGGGACGAAAACATTGCCTTGGCTAATTGGCCTGATTTACACTCACAAATTTATAAACTTGTAACTAATATAGAATTACATGATGTTACTAATTCAcgtgttataaacttatagtatGAATAAATAACAAAATAGATATTGTACAAACTTAGGTGTTCAAAGTTGCTTGGTAACGCATCATGGTTTCTAGGCGATTTTGGAAATTTGtgaaaaaaatcattttaaaatctaCTTGCTTTCACTCTTACCGTACCGTGAGGTATTGAAAATTTATGTAAGACTTTTTGTTGATTTTGAGAGACTGGAGGATGATTATGTTTTCCCGGTGGTTGAGGTGGGTGTGTCCAGAGGATTtttggaaattcaaattttaatgaaaagttaaCAGTGTTATTTTTGTTAAGTTGAAAAGACACATGtcaatcaattagaaaagagaTAACGAGGAGACACAAAATTTAGGAACAACAAACTTGTGGCCGTATCATTAAACAACTAGTGAGATAATTGTGTTAAAaatttaacaacttaaaaaataaaagagcaaAAGACAGtgtactaccctcatgtttagtgattttcaacatttagtacatccattttttttcattccagagtcatacctaaagtgtaaattttggg
Protein-coding regions in this window:
- the LOC126591583 gene encoding phosphatidylinositol N-acetylglucosaminyltransferase subunit A-like; the encoded protein is MGERKRHRILMVSDFFYPNFGGVENHIYYLSQCLLKLGHKVVVMTHAYNNRSGVRYMTGGLKVYYVPWKPFLMQNTFPTFYGTLPIVRTILIREKISLVHGHQAFSTLCHEALMHARTMGYKVVFTDHSLYGFADAGSIHMNKVLQFTLAEVSQAICVSHTSKENTVLRSGLPPEKVFVIPNAVDTAMFKPAPERLSSHEIVIVVISRLVYRKGADLLVEVIPEVCRLYPNVRFIVGGDGPKRVRLEEMREKHSLQDRVEMLGAVQHSKVRSVLISGHIFLNSSLTEAFCIAILEAASCGLLTVSTRVGGVPEVLPDDMVVLAKPDPSDMVQAIEKAISILPTIDPQEMHNRMKELYNWHDVAKRTEIVYDRALKCSNQNLLQRLSRYLSCGAWAGKIFCLVMIIDFLLWHLLQLWKPEEDIEEVPDFVLSHDQDEGISLDNANHSSR